One window of Chloroflexus aggregans DSM 9485 genomic DNA carries:
- a CDS encoding ABC transporter permease, with the protein MTAYIIRRILWNIPVLVIVGFITFGIAKLTPGGPFDTQPERRQLSPRVEAILRERFGMDLPFWRQFTRYMFFDVVPDPKTGEWKIQWGAIAGNLGPTYASRGARTVQQELFEGTENRPSKFYYSARLGIQALIFAVVFGIPLGILAALRQNTWLDYLLSLSSTIFVALGTLITSLILVIVFAVILNWFTVIPDWNDPVKPWILPTVALGSTSMAFIARLTRASVLEVKRQDYIRTAQAKGLSGQVIVWRHMLKNSLLPVVTVLGPALAGLITGTLFVETIFQVPGMGRTFVDAIGKRDYSMIMAGSLIYVFFLGIANLLVDIAYGILDPRISYK; encoded by the coding sequence ATGACTGCTTATATTATTCGGCGCATTCTGTGGAACATTCCGGTATTAGTGATTGTCGGCTTTATTACCTTTGGGATTGCTAAACTCACACCGGGAGGCCCCTTCGATACTCAACCCGAACGTCGGCAACTATCACCGCGCGTTGAGGCAATTTTGCGCGAACGATTTGGTATGGACTTGCCGTTCTGGCGACAATTTACTCGCTATATGTTTTTTGATGTGGTGCCCGACCCTAAAACCGGTGAATGGAAGATTCAGTGGGGTGCGATTGCCGGTAATCTCGGCCCAACGTATGCATCGAGGGGAGCACGTACCGTACAACAAGAATTGTTTGAGGGTACAGAAAATCGTCCTAGTAAGTTTTACTATTCAGCGCGCCTCGGTATTCAAGCATTAATCTTCGCCGTCGTGTTCGGTATTCCTCTCGGTATTTTGGCTGCTTTGCGACAAAATACATGGCTTGATTATCTCTTGTCACTATCTTCAACCATCTTTGTTGCCCTTGGAACGCTCATTACTAGTTTGATATTAGTCATCGTTTTTGCCGTTATTCTGAACTGGTTTACCGTCATCCCAGATTGGAACGATCCCGTGAAGCCGTGGATCTTGCCAACGGTAGCCCTTGGGTCGACAAGTATGGCCTTTATTGCTCGCTTAACCCGCGCGAGCGTGCTTGAGGTGAAACGGCAAGATTACATTCGCACTGCCCAAGCGAAAGGGCTGTCCGGCCAAGTCATCGTCTGGCGACATATGTTGAAGAACTCGTTACTTCCGGTCGTGACCGTGCTTGGGCCGGCGCTGGCCGGTCTCATTACCGGTACCCTCTTTGTAGAGACGATCTTTCAAGTACCCGGTATGGGTCGCACTTTTGTTGATGCAATTGGCAAACGCGATTATTCGATGATTATGGCCGGTTCATTAATTTACGTCTTCTTCTTGGGAATTGCTAATTTGCTCGTTGATATTGCGTATGGGATTCTCGACCCGCGTATTAGCTATAAATAG
- the accD gene encoding acetyl-CoA carboxylase, carboxyltransferase subunit beta produces MKEFFRLSRKGFTGRDDVDSAQIPDDLWVKCSACRELIYKKQLNDNLKVCPKCGHHMRMSAHEWIGLLDVGSFREMDSNLLPTDPLGFVAADESYATKLAKTQQRTGMTDAVISGVGAISGIRLCIAVADFSFMGASMGSVYGEKMARAAERAAELGIPLLTINTSGGARQQEGVIGLMQMAKITMALTRLAEAGQPHIALLVDPCYGGVTASYPSVADIIIAEPGANIGFAGKRLIEQIMRQKLPAGFQTAEFMLEHGMIDMVVPRSEMRETLARILKHYQQRQAPAAKADLAARRATLPQPIM; encoded by the coding sequence GTGAAAGAGTTCTTCCGCCTCAGCCGCAAAGGATTTACCGGGCGCGACGATGTAGATAGCGCCCAAATCCCAGACGATTTGTGGGTGAAGTGTAGCGCATGTCGTGAGCTGATCTACAAGAAGCAGCTTAACGACAACCTGAAGGTTTGTCCGAAATGTGGGCACCATATGCGGATGAGTGCCCACGAGTGGATTGGTCTGCTCGATGTCGGTTCGTTCCGGGAAATGGATTCCAACTTACTACCAACCGACCCGCTCGGTTTCGTCGCTGCCGATGAGAGCTACGCCACCAAGTTAGCTAAAACGCAGCAGCGCACCGGTATGACCGATGCAGTGATCTCCGGTGTCGGTGCTATCAGTGGTATCCGGCTCTGCATCGCTGTGGCCGATTTCTCGTTTATGGGCGCCTCGATGGGTAGCGTCTACGGTGAGAAAATGGCCCGCGCTGCCGAACGTGCAGCCGAACTAGGCATACCGCTGTTAACGATTAATACCTCGGGTGGCGCCCGCCAGCAGGAAGGTGTGATCGGCTTGATGCAAATGGCAAAGATTACGATGGCACTTACTCGCCTTGCCGAAGCCGGTCAGCCTCATATTGCTCTGCTGGTCGATCCATGCTACGGTGGTGTGACTGCCTCGTATCCCTCAGTAGCCGATATTATTATCGCCGAACCGGGTGCCAATATCGGTTTTGCCGGCAAGCGGTTGATCGAGCAGATTATGCGACAAAAGCTGCCGGCCGGTTTTCAGACCGCCGAGTTTATGCTGGAACACGGTATGATCGATATGGTGGTGCCACGGAGTGAGATGCGAGAAACACTTGCTCGCATTCTAAAGCACTATCAGCAGCGACAAGCACCAGCAGCGAAAGCCGATCTTGCAGCACGGCGTGCAACGTTGCCGCAACCGATTATGTAG
- a CDS encoding CocE/NonD family hydrolase: MRWIGWSLAGASVAAASVFTARRALLARLLGLRPAEHRVTVTRDVPIRMPDGVVLYADHYAPQTGGPYPTILIRTPYGRPGELGPLGVFEHTGCLLFAERGYNVIVQSVRGRYRSGGVFEPFVNEAADGRATVAWIAEQPWFEGNLGLWGPSYVGYVQWGPAIDGPPYLKAIVPVVTSARFSSLFYPGGAFAFESTLRWVFLIDATNRHRQSLNPAALWRLMVLRERILARALHHQPYADADRIATGASVPFFQSWLNETDPHGSYWSQVDQHRALHRINAAVHLVAGWYDIFLPGQLADYTALVAAGKRPYLTVLPRAHTDLALVFEGMREGLWWFDAHLKGRRELLARRPVRIALMGSNEWHEMDFWPPPAVMTRYFLQPAGRLAREKPPADGVPSVFRYHPADPTPAIGGAVLSAKAGPRDQRPLESRPDVLTFTSSPLANDLDVIGPIRLCLYVCSEHEHFDLVGRLCDVYPDGRSINICDGIVRVRPGVGEVQPDGSRRIEIDLTATAQRFRVGHRLRVQVAGGGSPRWGPHPGDDRPYGQGCGGPVLLHHICHDANHPSAIILPVVDAAVRWAA, from the coding sequence ATGCGCTGGATCGGATGGTCTTTGGCAGGGGCGAGTGTAGCAGCGGCATCTGTCTTTACTGCTCGTCGTGCATTATTGGCGCGCTTGCTCGGTTTGCGCCCTGCCGAACATCGTGTGACCGTGACCCGCGATGTGCCTATTCGTATGCCTGACGGGGTAGTGCTCTACGCCGATCACTATGCACCGCAAACCGGTGGCCCATATCCGACCATCCTCATCCGCACACCGTATGGTCGCCCTGGTGAGCTGGGGCCATTAGGGGTTTTTGAGCATACCGGCTGTCTCCTTTTTGCCGAACGTGGTTACAACGTTATCGTGCAGAGTGTGCGCGGGCGTTATCGTTCGGGAGGTGTCTTTGAGCCGTTTGTTAACGAAGCTGCTGATGGGCGAGCTACTGTGGCTTGGATAGCCGAACAGCCGTGGTTTGAAGGAAACCTTGGCTTGTGGGGACCAAGTTACGTGGGGTATGTTCAGTGGGGGCCGGCAATCGATGGCCCTCCCTATCTTAAAGCGATTGTGCCGGTGGTGACAAGCGCACGCTTTTCTTCCCTCTTTTACCCCGGCGGTGCTTTCGCGTTCGAGTCAACGCTGCGTTGGGTCTTTTTGATCGATGCGACTAATCGTCACCGTCAGTCCTTGAATCCGGCAGCGTTATGGCGGTTAATGGTGTTGCGCGAACGGATTTTGGCTCGTGCATTACACCATCAACCTTACGCCGATGCCGATCGGATCGCTACCGGTGCGTCCGTTCCCTTTTTTCAAAGTTGGCTGAACGAGACCGATCCACACGGTTCGTATTGGTCACAGGTTGATCAACATCGTGCTTTGCACCGGATCAATGCTGCAGTACATTTGGTGGCCGGTTGGTACGACATCTTCTTGCCCGGTCAGTTGGCCGATTACACGGCGCTGGTTGCTGCCGGTAAGCGACCGTACCTTACCGTGTTGCCTCGGGCGCACACCGATCTGGCGCTCGTCTTTGAAGGGATGCGCGAGGGGTTGTGGTGGTTTGATGCCCATCTGAAAGGGCGCCGTGAGCTGCTCGCTCGTCGTCCGGTGCGAATTGCGTTGATGGGGAGCAATGAGTGGCACGAGATGGATTTTTGGCCACCACCGGCAGTAATGACGCGCTATTTTTTGCAGCCCGCAGGTCGATTGGCTCGTGAGAAGCCACCTGCCGATGGTGTCCCCAGCGTGTTTCGGTATCATCCTGCCGATCCTACGCCTGCCATCGGGGGGGCAGTGTTGAGTGCAAAGGCCGGCCCACGCGATCAGCGTCCGCTTGAATCTCGTCCGGATGTCTTAACCTTTACCAGTTCTCCATTGGCGAACGATCTTGATGTGATCGGGCCGATTCGTCTCTGTCTCTACGTATGTAGTGAACATGAGCATTTTGATCTCGTCGGTCGCCTCTGTGATGTCTATCCCGATGGGCGGAGTATCAATATTTGTGACGGTATTGTGCGGGTACGGCCCGGTGTAGGTGAAGTGCAGCCCGATGGTTCACGTCGGATCGAGATAGATCTGACGGCGACGGCTCAGCGCTTTCGAGTCGGTCATCGTCTGCGTGTGCAAGTCGCCGGTGGTGGTAGTCCACGGTGGGGGCCGCACCCCGGAGATGATCGTCCGTATGGGCAGGGATGCGGGGGGCCGGTTTTGCTCCATCACATTTGTCACGATGCCAACCACCCGTCGGCAATCATTTTGCCGGTGGTTGATGCCGCTGTGCGTTGGGCTGCATAG
- a CDS encoding ABC transporter permease, with translation MTSPANTLTNPIDLQALQTKPRSLWSDAFHRLRRNRAAMVGLVVIILYVVVAVTAPWLAPYNPVQQIPNNSLRPPAWVTDNPARMGVPEHLLGTDTLGRDVLSRLMYAIRVSLIVGVVPQVAILLIGVTIGLISGFAGGWLDNLLMRFTEIVASFPDLLFIIALSTAFRETWLGRTFNGLLLIFIAVSLVSWTGIARLVRGQVLSLKEKEFIEAARAIGVPTATILWRHILPNTLAPIIVSTSFSIPALISAEAVLTILGVGMRPSLDPDNPFPTSLGVMLTEGYNNLSSGPWLLSFPVILIAGLMLSFTFLGDGLRDALDPRER, from the coding sequence GTGACCTCGCCGGCAAATACCTTGACTAATCCGATCGATCTACAAGCACTGCAGACCAAACCACGCAGTCTGTGGTCAGATGCATTCCACCGGCTGCGACGCAATCGGGCCGCCATGGTTGGGTTGGTGGTCATTATCCTGTATGTGGTGGTAGCAGTGACCGCACCCTGGTTGGCACCGTATAATCCGGTGCAACAGATCCCGAATAATAGCCTGCGTCCACCTGCGTGGGTAACCGATAATCCCGCCCGAATGGGCGTCCCCGAACACCTCCTCGGTACCGACACACTTGGCCGCGATGTGTTATCCCGCCTGATGTACGCTATCCGAGTGTCACTGATCGTTGGTGTCGTGCCACAGGTGGCAATTTTGCTGATCGGTGTCACTATCGGTTTGATCTCAGGATTTGCCGGTGGCTGGCTCGATAACCTGCTGATGCGCTTTACCGAGATCGTTGCTTCATTTCCCGATTTACTCTTCATTATCGCACTCTCGACCGCTTTCCGCGAAACATGGTTGGGCCGAACATTTAATGGCTTACTCCTAATCTTTATCGCTGTTTCGCTGGTGAGTTGGACGGGAATTGCCCGCCTCGTGCGCGGACAAGTGTTGTCACTGAAAGAGAAGGAGTTTATCGAAGCGGCACGGGCCATCGGGGTGCCCACCGCCACGATCTTGTGGCGACATATTTTGCCGAACACCCTGGCTCCCATTATCGTCTCCACGTCGTTCAGTATTCCGGCCTTGATCAGTGCCGAAGCAGTGCTGACAATTCTCGGTGTGGGAATGCGCCCCTCGCTCGATCCTGACAATCCGTTTCCGACGAGTCTAGGTGTAATGCTGACCGAGGGATACAACAATTTGTCGTCGGGACCGTGGTTGCTAAGTTTCCCGGTAATCCTCATTGCGGGGCTGATGCTCTCGTTTACCTTCCTTGGTGATGGCTTACGCGATGCACTCGATCCGCGCGAACGGTGA
- a CDS encoding acyl-CoA dehydrogenase family protein — translation MEYEHSPEIKMLRQTVREFVDKEIRPIARAIDEEERVPFETLKKAAELGLLGVPFPERYGGLDLGITGYCVLMEELNRACASHATIIGAHAQLAAMSIYLGGNEQQKETYLRALIEGRMWGAWALTEPNAGSDAAHIQTSAERRGDEWVLNGQKMWITNGSFADVIVVFAVSDKNLGARGGITAFIVEKTMPGFRVGKIEDKMGLRASHTASLYFEDCRVPAENVLGQVGMGFPLAMRTLDIGRCGLGASSIGSAKEAFELSRKYMITRYQFGRPIAEFQALQFKLADMAVKLYTMEQIVYDCARRVDAGQQATLESSIVKYYCTEMASQIIDEAIQIHGGMGFSRELPLERMYRDARVTRIFEGTNEIQKHVIASELLKQVGYKIRLY, via the coding sequence ATGGAGTACGAACACAGTCCAGAGATCAAGATGTTGCGCCAGACGGTGCGTGAGTTCGTTGACAAAGAGATCCGGCCTATCGCACGCGCTATTGATGAAGAGGAGCGTGTTCCCTTCGAGACGCTGAAGAAAGCGGCTGAACTTGGCCTGCTTGGGGTACCGTTTCCCGAACGCTACGGTGGTCTCGATCTGGGCATTACCGGCTACTGTGTGTTGATGGAAGAGCTAAACCGAGCTTGCGCCAGCCATGCGACGATCATCGGGGCGCATGCCCAGTTGGCTGCAATGAGTATCTATTTGGGCGGTAATGAGCAGCAAAAGGAGACCTATCTGCGGGCGTTGATCGAAGGCCGGATGTGGGGAGCCTGGGCATTAACCGAGCCGAACGCCGGTTCAGATGCGGCCCATATTCAGACCAGTGCCGAGCGGCGTGGCGATGAATGGGTCCTTAATGGGCAAAAGATGTGGATTACCAACGGCAGCTTTGCCGATGTGATCGTCGTGTTTGCGGTGAGCGATAAGAATCTCGGTGCGCGCGGTGGGATTACCGCGTTCATTGTCGAGAAGACGATGCCCGGCTTCCGTGTTGGCAAAATTGAAGATAAGATGGGCTTGCGCGCTTCCCACACCGCCAGCCTCTATTTCGAGGACTGTCGGGTGCCGGCGGAAAATGTGTTGGGGCAAGTAGGGATGGGCTTCCCACTGGCGATGCGCACGCTTGACATTGGCCGTTGTGGTCTGGGGGCAAGTAGTATCGGCTCGGCCAAAGAGGCCTTTGAACTGAGCCGTAAGTACATGATCACGCGCTACCAGTTTGGTCGGCCCATTGCTGAGTTTCAGGCGCTACAGTTCAAGCTGGCCGATATGGCGGTGAAGCTCTATACTATGGAACAGATCGTCTACGATTGTGCCCGTCGTGTTGATGCTGGTCAGCAAGCGACACTCGAGAGTAGTATCGTCAAGTACTACTGCACCGAGATGGCGAGTCAGATTATCGATGAAGCGATCCAGATCCACGGTGGAATGGGCTTCTCGCGTGAATTGCCTCTGGAACGTATGTATCGCGATGCACGTGTAACACGCATTTTCGAGGGTACGAACGAGATTCAGAAACACGTGATCGCCAGTGAATTGTTGAAACAGGTCGGATACAAAATCCGGTTATATTAA
- a CDS encoding acetyl-CoA carboxylase carboxyltransferase subunit alpha, which produces MEETPQQETITPWDRVQLARHPQRPHTLDYIAALCEDFVELHGDRRFGDDPAIVGGMATFAGQTVMVIGHQKGNDTRENMRRNFGMPHPEGYRKAQRLMRHAEKFGMPVICFIDTPAADPTKGSEERGQANAIAESIMLMTTLRVPSIAVVIGEGGSGGALAISVADRILMQENSIYSVAPPEAAASILWRDAAKAPEAAKALKLTAADLYELRIIDEVIPEPPGGAHTDRLTAITTVGERLRAHLTDLQQRDLDTLLRERYQKYRSIGQFQEQQMDFFARR; this is translated from the coding sequence ATGGAAGAGACTCCGCAGCAGGAAACTATCACACCGTGGGATCGCGTGCAGTTGGCGCGCCACCCACAACGTCCACATACGCTCGATTATATCGCTGCCCTCTGTGAGGATTTTGTCGAGCTTCACGGTGACCGTCGCTTTGGTGATGACCCGGCAATCGTGGGTGGTATGGCGACATTTGCCGGCCAAACGGTGATGGTCATCGGCCATCAGAAGGGGAACGATACCCGTGAGAATATGCGGCGCAATTTTGGTATGCCGCATCCTGAAGGGTACCGCAAGGCGCAGCGGCTGATGCGTCACGCCGAGAAGTTTGGTATGCCGGTGATATGCTTTATCGACACACCCGCCGCCGATCCTACCAAGGGATCGGAAGAACGTGGTCAAGCAAATGCTATCGCCGAAAGCATTATGCTGATGACAACGCTACGGGTACCGAGTATTGCGGTCGTTATCGGCGAGGGCGGTAGCGGTGGAGCATTAGCCATTAGCGTTGCTGACCGTATTCTGATGCAGGAGAATTCGATCTATTCCGTGGCGCCACCGGAAGCAGCGGCTTCTATCTTGTGGCGTGACGCTGCGAAAGCACCAGAAGCGGCCAAGGCGCTAAAATTGACGGCAGCCGATCTCTATGAGCTTCGTATTATCGATGAGGTGATCCCAGAACCGCCTGGTGGTGCCCATACCGACCGCCTAACGGCAATTACCACCGTCGGTGAGCGGCTACGTGCCCATCTCACCGATTTGCAACAGCGTGACCTCGATACCCTTCTGCGTGAACGCTACCAGAAGTATCGTTCGATAGGGCAATTCCAAGAACAGCAGATGGATTTCTTCGCCCGGCGATAG